In bacterium, the sequence GCAGTGAACGGGGAATAAGGCTTTTCACGGGGTGCCCTTTCCTTAGTTACTTCCTTTGGGCACGCAAAGGAAGTAACATCTAAAAAAGTGTTCTTAAAATATGAGGGTTTACCAGCCGATTTACATGCCCTTGACAGCACTGAAACTGCATATTTCATTATCGGGCGTGTGATATTTTTTTTCACAGCCCTCCTAATGCACATCCACATCCACATCGAAATAGAATGCAGTCAGGGGCCTGCCTGAGACCGGCTCGTTGTTGTCCAGACGAATGAGGGCATGATGGGGGCCTTTCTTCAACCCGCTCGTCGACACTGTGCCGGTCACCTTCTGCGCATGGCCGTCTTTCTCCACCGTGATCGCCAGCCAGCCGGGAAGTTTGGAGGTCACCCGCCAGGCCGGCAGTAAATTCGTCCCCCGATCGGTGATGCGGATAGTCTGCGTGAGTTTCCGGGACGAGCTGCCGTTGGTGCTGAAGGTCATGAGGTAAGAATCCGCCGAAATAATGGGTGGGATCGGGAATTTGTTTTCCGCGGACACGCGGAGCATGACCACATCGCTCGGCGGTACTGTCATCGTAATGCCACCGGTGAGCGGCCCCGTGGTCCGATGTGTCCAGAGGTCGCGGGCATAGAGCGCGGCGTTCGCATCGAAACCGAGCTCCTGCCATGTGACCCGTGCTTCTGACGGCGCGGTTCCCTGGTTGAAAACGAGCACTGCTTGACCGCCGTCGAACAGGGGCTTGCCTGCCCAGACACTTATCGCCCCGTCGGTACGGATGATATGTCCCTGTTTTCCCAGCGGGTCCTGGTTTATCGCAATTGCTTCGATGTTGGTGAGAATCGTGGCCGTTGATGTCGTCATGGAACGAAGATCGTTTCCGGCCATAAGCGGGGCTGCCATGATGCACCATAAGCTGAAAAAGCTGCGGTTCTGTGCTTCGGAGAGCCCATCCATGCCCGCAATCATCATATCGGGATCGTTCCAGTACCCCGGCCCGGCGTGAGGGTAGAGAGCCTGGTTGTCGAGTGCAATCTTCATCGCCTTGTTCCAGTCCGCTTGCCCGGGACCGCAGATGTCCTGAGTCGTCCGCCACATATGGCCGATCGCGGCGGCCCAGTTCCATGGCTCTCCTACGCCCCATGAGCACAGGGAATGCACGATCGGCCGGCCGGTCTCTCGTTGAGCCTTGCGGAGAACCGTGTAAGACTTCACGATATCCTGACCCTCCGTGTTGCACCAGTCGATCTTGAGATAATCGCACCGCCACTCCGCGAACAAGCGCATATCATCCGACTCGTGGTCCTTCGTTCCGGGCATGGCCTTGCTGCAGGTGAAAGTGCCGGCGTCGGTGTAGAGGGCATACTTCAGCCCCTTGCGGTGGATGTAGTCGCCGAGCCCCCGCAGTCCGGCCGGATAACGCTTCAGGTTGGTAGTCAGCAGGCCGTTGGCGTCCCTGTAGAAACAGATTCCCTCGTCCGGGCCCAGATACGCATAGCCTGCTTCATGCATCCCGCTTGCAATCAGGGCGTCCGCCATCTGCTTGATTAACGTTTCGTTCTGAGGTTCCTGCCCGAACTGGTTCCATGGGTACCAGCCCATCGGTGGAGTCATCGCCAGACCGTCTTCCATGGCAGCCGTCCTGTCCGTTGCGATGGCAGGCGTCTGTTCCCCTGCAGGTCCTCCGGACGCAAACAAAGCGACCACCATCATAATCACACATGCTTTATTCGACCGCATTTTGCACCTCGTTACGTGTTAAACGATCCCTTATTTCAATCGACTTTTATCATATAAACATCTTGTTTAACTGACCTTAAAGTGTATAGCGAAGGAACGGTGACCCGGAAGACGGCACAAAGAGCTGTATATTTGTAAAAAGAACCTTTATAGTTTGTCATGACACATGTTCAAATCGATACCCCCTGTATTGAGGTCATGAGCCGACTGATTTTCCATGAATTTTCTTGAAAAACATGATATCATAAACTGAATAATTTTTCAAGCATTTTCAGTATTCTTACACATTACACATAAGGGAACCTCTGAAAACATAAAAATAATGTCTGTTTTCCGGGAACGACCTTGTACATCTTAAGGCTTTACCGGTAGATCCCCCCGCCGGCTTTGGCGGCGATCCCCTTATCGAAGGGGGTATGATCCATTGAGGCGCAATCGGTAACGTTCCCCCTTAATAAGGGAGATGTCCGAAGGACAGGGGGATCAGGAGCGCCACAATACACAATAATACCAGCATGGTTTCATTGTGCGTATATATTTTAAAGATTCCCATAAAACATTGAACCACGAAGACATGAATATATATTTGACTTTCAGTATCTTTTTTCGTGACATTTTAACGGAGATAGTATAAATATATAATCAAATCCGCGTAAATCCGCGTTCTATTCATATTTCATGCACAGATCGGGTCACATGATGGAAGGGATGATTATGAGCAGAATCCGCATCGCGTACATCGCCGAACAGGTTGCCGTCACCGCTCGACTTCTTGTCTATGAAGCGCCCCGGACATGCGCGGCGGTTCTTGACATGCTGCCTGTCGAAGCCGAGGCCTGCCATGGTATGTATTCCGGGCCGGAGATTTTTTTCATTCTCCCGCGGCTTATCGATATCGGCATGGAGAATGGCACTTCCGCGGTGCTTCCGGGAGAGATCGGCTTTCTCACCATTCCGCCCGGGCAATATCACAGTTATACACAGGGTCTCTCGGAGATCATGTGGTTTTATGGCCGCGGCGCCTGTCCCTCGATGGCGGACGGCCCCTGCAGGGTAAACCTGTTCGCGGTGATGGAAGAG encodes:
- a CDS encoding glycoside hydrolase family 27 protein; this encodes MRSNKACVIMMVVALFASGGPAGEQTPAIATDRTAAMEDGLAMTPPMGWYPWNQFGQEPQNETLIKQMADALIASGMHEAGYAYLGPDEGICFYRDANGLLTTNLKRYPAGLRGLGDYIHRKGLKYALYTDAGTFTCSKAMPGTKDHESDDMRLFAEWRCDYLKIDWCNTEGQDIVKSYTVLRKAQRETGRPIVHSLCSWGVGEPWNWAAAIGHMWRTTQDICGPGQADWNKAMKIALDNQALYPHAGPGYWNDPDMMIAGMDGLSEAQNRSFFSLWCIMAAPLMAGNDLRSMTTSTATILTNIEAIAINQDPLGKQGHIIRTDGAISVWAGKPLFDGGQAVLVFNQGTAPSEARVTWQELGFDANAALYARDLWTHRTTGPLTGGITMTVPPSDVVMLRVSAENKFPIPPIISADSYLMTFSTNGSSSRKLTQTIRITDRGTNLLPAWRVTSKLPGWLAITVEKDGHAQKVTGTVSTSGLKKGPHHALIRLDNNEPVSGRPLTAFYFDVDVDVH
- a CDS encoding DUF3830 family protein — encoded protein: MSRIRIAYIAEQVAVTARLLVYEAPRTCAAVLDMLPVEAEACHGMYSGPEIFFILPRLIDIGMENGTSAVLPGEIGFLTIPPGQYHSYTQGLSEIMWFYGRGACPSMADGPCRVNLFAVMEE